The sequence CAAGGTTATGGTTTTAGTATTGGTGGTGTTGCGGCGTTTAGTATGCAAGATGGTATTATTTCTCCAGGCGGTGTTGGTTTTGATATTAATTGCGGTGTTCGTTTAATCACCACGTCCTTAACCAAAGATGAAGTCGAGCCACGAATTAGTGAATTGCTTGACAAATTATTTCAGGCTATTCCTTCTGGTAAAGGTTTTGAAAGTAAAGAACGATTATCTGATGAAGAACTTGATGCAATTTTAAAGGAAGGTCCCGCTCATTTAGTTTCGCAAGGCATTGGTACAGCTGAGGATATTGCTCATTGTGAAGGTAATGGACGAATGCCCGAGGCTAATAGTGATTTTATTTCTCCTCGTGCAAAAGCAAGGGGTAGAAGGCAGTTAGGAACACTTGGTGCTGGTAATCATTTTCTTGAAATTCAATATGTTGGTGAAATCTTTGATAATGAAACGGCTAAAACATTTGGCATTACTAAAGTTAATCAGGTTGTTTTTATGATTCATTGCGGTAGTAGAGGTTTGGGTCATCAAGTAGCAAGTGATTATTTAAGAAAAATGGAGGACGAATATCCTGATGTCATTGCTGCTCTTCCTGAAAAAGATTTAGTGTATGCACCAATTACCAGCAAGCTTGGCAAAGAATACTACGGCGCTATGTGTGCTGCAGCTAATTTTGCGTGGGCGAATCGTCATATGATAGGTCATCAAGCAAAAGAAGTTTTCAAAGAGTTTTTTCCTGATGCGATTTTTAAGACTATGTATGATGTCGCACATAACATTGCAAAAAAAGAAACGCACGTTATTGATGGTAAAGAAGAGGAAGTCATGGTGCATCGGAAAGGCGCAACGCGAGCTTTCGGACCGGGAAGTGAAGACTTGCCTGCCGATTACCAAACTGTTGGCCAACCAGTTATTATTCCTGGGAGCATGGGTACGTCATCCTATGTTCTTGTGGGGACAAAAGAAGGTATGACTGTTTCTTTTGGTAGTACTGCTCATGGCGCAGGCAGACTCATGAGTCGTTTTGCTGCTAAAAAAGAATATGATGGCGAGCAAGTCAAAGAAGATTTAGCTAAACATCATATCACGCTCAGAGCTCGATCAGTAAAAGGAGTAGGAGACGAGGCGCCTGGTGCTTACAAAGATGTTGATGAAGTGGTGAACGTCAGCCACAAAGCTCATATTGGTAACCTTGTCGCAAAGCTCAAGCCTCTTGGCGTCATTAAGGGTTAGTCTTTTTGTATTTTATTCTTCTTTTTTTTAGCGCGTTCAGGTCTTTTGACTTGGATTCTCTGGTGGTTGCCTATGGTTGCAGAATGCAACTCACGAACCTCGGTGATTTGATAAGAATGGCCGCTCAAACTTTTGGGTGTTAAAGGTTAAGAAAAAGTGCAGGTTTTAGTACGCCGAAAACCTGCAAACGGTTTAAAAGAGGTGGTGTTTGGTGGGCAAAGAATAAAATTATAAAACGTAGTTCCTAATTTGTAGATGCTATTACATTTACGATTTATTGCACAAGAAAATGTTGTTTTTCCGTGCCAAACAGTTCAACTAATTTTTTAGGAAATAAACTAATTCAAGCCTCTTGTTTTGCTAAGGCTTGCTCTTCGTAAAAGAGCCGAAGATAGTCTTTTTTAGGGTAGTTAATTGCGGTCATAACTAGTTAACTCCAACGTTAAGAGTTTGCCAAAGATAATTTTCTAGCATAGTTTCTTCAATTTCATCAATAATGCCTGCTTCAACTGCCAAATGGGCCACTTCCTGCGGGTATCGTTCTGTTTCTGT comes from Candidatus Woesearchaeota archaeon and encodes:
- a CDS encoding RtcB family protein, which codes for MVSPKQENEYSYIIPKEGNMNVPVRVFASNMLMEHLLKDKSLQQGMNVACLPGIRKESLMMPDAHQGYGFSIGGVAAFSMQDGIISPGGVGFDINCGVRLITTSLTKDEVEPRISELLDKLFQAIPSGKGFESKERLSDEELDAILKEGPAHLVSQGIGTAEDIAHCEGNGRMPEANSDFISPRAKARGRRQLGTLGAGNHFLEIQYVGEIFDNETAKTFGITKVNQVVFMIHCGSRGLGHQVASDYLRKMEDEYPDVIAALPEKDLVYAPITSKLGKEYYGAMCAAANFAWANRHMIGHQAKEVFKEFFPDAIFKTMYDVAHNIAKKETHVIDGKEEEVMVHRKGATRAFGPGSEDLPADYQTVGQPVIIPGSMGTSSYVLVGTKEGMTVSFGSTAHGAGRLMSRFAAKKEYDGEQVKEDLAKHHITLRARSVKGVGDEAPGAYKDVDEVVNVSHKAHIGNLVAKLKPLGVIKG